A genomic segment from Nicotiana tabacum cultivar K326 chromosome 7, ASM71507v2, whole genome shotgun sequence encodes:
- the LOC107795244 gene encoding wax ester synthase/diacylglycerol acyltransferase 11-like isoform X1: MERGENKMALIKPIRTTKKLDANGGEEEALLMSPTSRTFHEPNYNLYVLAILGWKVPINVDAMKAEIQSKLLKHPRFSSLQVIDESDDSRNMKWIPTTVNLDDHVIVPDLKPNPNNMDTDKLVEDYISNLSAVSIDMSKPLWDLHILNVKTSHAEATCIFRLHHSIGDGVSLVSLLLSCFRKSSDPTSLPTLLVSSSSSSKGKSNLSNNRGSIWSLMWQYLVKLWSCISLLFNTVVDVPMFVATALFLKDSQSPFTVPQGFKSSTRLRFVYRTVSLDDIKFIKNLTNSTVNDVILGITQAALSRYVHRKYEIEGKRKFSPQKMRCRASVVMNLRPLLGVQAVAEMIEKNAVVIQGNCFGFYIIPLSISQLDNPLDYVLKAKTTMDRKKHSLESRCTFYFSQLLVKLFGFEVVLHSFSLHFKKKLWENNIV, encoded by the exons ATGGAGCGTGGTGAAAACAAGATGGCTCTCATAAAACCTATACGAACAACAAAGAAATTAGATGCAaatggaggagaagaagaagcattaCTGATGAGTCCAACTTCTCGAACGTTTCATGAACCAAACTACAATCTTTATGTCTTAGCAATATTGGGTTGGAAAGTACCAATTAATGTTGATGCCATGAAAGCTGAAATACAAAGCAAGTTGCTTAAACATCCACGGTTTTCGAGTTTGCAG GTTATTGATGAGAGTGATGACAGCCGAAACATGAAATGGATTCCCACGACAGTCAACCTAGATGATCATGTTATTGTCCCTGACCTGAAGCCAAACCCCAATAATATGGATACCGACAAGTTGGTAGAAGATTATATATCAAACCTAAGCGCGGTCTCTATTGACATGTCGAAACCTCTTTGGGATCTTCACATCCTTAACGTGAAAACCTCCCATGCCGAGGCTACTTGTATTTTCCGTCTTCATCATTCTATTGGGGATGGAGTTTCCCTAGTTTCGCTTTTACTCTCTTGTTTTCGGAAAAGCTCGGATCCTACTTCTTTGCCCACACTCctcgtttcttcttcttcatcttccaagGGCAAATCAAATTTGTCAAACAACAGAGGAAGTATTTGGTCTTTGATGTGGCAGTACCTCGTAAAGTTGTGGTCGTGCATCAGTCTTTTGTTCAATACTGTTGTTGATGTTCCGATGTTTGTAGCGACTGCTCTCTTCTTGAAAGACTCTCAGTCACCTTTCACAGTTCCACAAGGATTTAAGTCGTCTACTCGTCTGAGATTTGTCTATCGAACTGTTAGCTTGGACGACATTAAATTCATAAAGAATTTAACAAACTCT ACTGTTAATGACGTTATACTGGGGATAACACAAGCAGCTCTGTCTCGTTATGTCCACCGAAAATACG AAATTGAAGGGAAGAGGAAGTTTTCACCACAAAAAATGAGATGCAGAGCCAGTGTTGTAATGAATCTCAGACCTCTTTTAGGAGTCCAA GCTGTAGCTGAAATGATTGAGAAGAATGCTGTAGTGATACAAGGAAATTGTTTTGGCTTTTACATAATTCCCTTATCTATATCACAATTAGATAATCCTCTCGATTATGTTCTCAAGGCTAAGACAACAATGGATCGAAAGAAGCATTCTCTTGAGTCTCGATGCACCTTTTATTTCTCACAACTCTTAGTCAAGTTATTTGGATTTGAGGTAGTACTCCATTCTTTCtctttacattttaaaaaaaaattatgggaAAATAACATTGTATAG
- the LOC107795244 gene encoding wax ester synthase/diacylglycerol acyltransferase 5-like isoform X2, with the protein MERGENKMALIKPIRTTKKLDANGGEEEALLMSPTSRTFHEPNYNLYVLAILGWKVPINVDAMKAEIQSKLLKHPRFSSLQVIDESDDSRNMKWIPTTVNLDDHVIVPDLKPNPNNMDTDKLVEDYISNLSAVSIDMSKPLWDLHILNVKTSHAEATCIFRLHHSIGDGVSLVSLLLSCFRKSSDPTSLPTLLVSSSSSSKGKSNLSNNRGSIWSLMWQYLVKLWSCISLLFNTVVDVPMFVATALFLKDSQSPFTVPQGFKSSTRLRFVYRTVSLDDIKFIKNLTNSTVNDVILGITQAALSRYVHRKYEIEGKRKFSPQKMRCRASVVMNLRPLLGVQAVAEMIEKNAVVIQGNCFGFYIIPLSISQLDNPLDYVLKAKTTMDRKKHSLESRCTFYFSQLLVKLFGFERCF; encoded by the exons ATGGAGCGTGGTGAAAACAAGATGGCTCTCATAAAACCTATACGAACAACAAAGAAATTAGATGCAaatggaggagaagaagaagcattaCTGATGAGTCCAACTTCTCGAACGTTTCATGAACCAAACTACAATCTTTATGTCTTAGCAATATTGGGTTGGAAAGTACCAATTAATGTTGATGCCATGAAAGCTGAAATACAAAGCAAGTTGCTTAAACATCCACGGTTTTCGAGTTTGCAG GTTATTGATGAGAGTGATGACAGCCGAAACATGAAATGGATTCCCACGACAGTCAACCTAGATGATCATGTTATTGTCCCTGACCTGAAGCCAAACCCCAATAATATGGATACCGACAAGTTGGTAGAAGATTATATATCAAACCTAAGCGCGGTCTCTATTGACATGTCGAAACCTCTTTGGGATCTTCACATCCTTAACGTGAAAACCTCCCATGCCGAGGCTACTTGTATTTTCCGTCTTCATCATTCTATTGGGGATGGAGTTTCCCTAGTTTCGCTTTTACTCTCTTGTTTTCGGAAAAGCTCGGATCCTACTTCTTTGCCCACACTCctcgtttcttcttcttcatcttccaagGGCAAATCAAATTTGTCAAACAACAGAGGAAGTATTTGGTCTTTGATGTGGCAGTACCTCGTAAAGTTGTGGTCGTGCATCAGTCTTTTGTTCAATACTGTTGTTGATGTTCCGATGTTTGTAGCGACTGCTCTCTTCTTGAAAGACTCTCAGTCACCTTTCACAGTTCCACAAGGATTTAAGTCGTCTACTCGTCTGAGATTTGTCTATCGAACTGTTAGCTTGGACGACATTAAATTCATAAAGAATTTAACAAACTCT ACTGTTAATGACGTTATACTGGGGATAACACAAGCAGCTCTGTCTCGTTATGTCCACCGAAAATACG AAATTGAAGGGAAGAGGAAGTTTTCACCACAAAAAATGAGATGCAGAGCCAGTGTTGTAATGAATCTCAGACCTCTTTTAGGAGTCCAA GCTGTAGCTGAAATGATTGAGAAGAATGCTGTAGTGATACAAGGAAATTGTTTTGGCTTTTACATAATTCCCTTATCTATATCACAATTAGATAATCCTCTCGATTATGTTCTCAAGGCTAAGACAACAATGGATCGAAAGAAGCATTCTCTTGAGTCTCGATGCACCTTTTATTTCTCACAACTCTTAGTCAAGTTATTTGGATTTGAG AGATGCTTTTAA